One uncultured Methanobrevibacter sp. genomic window carries:
- the lonB gene encoding ATP-dependent protease LonB, with protein sequence MLDYDNIKSSQDIDVPPLLIDQVIGHEESIETIKKAAKQRRNVLLIGDPGVGKSMLAKGMAQILPHETLQDILVYPNMEDNNHPLIRTVPAGEGKKIVKATKGSVKGHEERKTIITMFAIGGVLVIGFMYGRLLESIIAAALILLISIQIKPKSNNMSPKLLVNNEESRFAPFMDATGSHAGALLGDVRHDPYQSGGLGTPAHERVEAGMIHKANRGVLYIDEIGTMSMKTQQELLSAMQEKQYSITGQSENSSGAMVRSQAVPCDFVLVASGNLQVLEGMHIAMRSRIRGYGYEVFMKDYMEDTTENREKLVQFVAQEVKNDGRIPHFAPDALDEIIMEAKRRSGKQNSLTLRLRDLGGLVRSAGDVAIEKGADLVTAEHVFEAKRFARTLEQQIADRSIIQRKDYSMVSAEGGRVGLVNGLAVIGDRSGIVSPIAAEAAPTQSKNGGQIIATGKLGEIAQESVQNVSALIKKYTNKDISDYDIHVQFIQTYDGVEGDSASVSIATAVISAVEEIPIDQTVALTGSLNVRGDVMPIGGATAKIEAAAEAGMKKVLIPKSNMKDVMIEKKYEDMIEIIPTETLSDVLENILISGSKKDSLIEKMKNIGSKVAEKVPQTSVNNPTTN encoded by the coding sequence ATGTTAGATTATGATAATATTAAAAGTTCACAGGATATTGATGTCCCTCCTTTATTGATTGATCAGGTAATTGGGCATGAAGAATCAATTGAAACAATTAAAAAAGCTGCTAAACAAAGGAGAAATGTTTTATTAATTGGAGATCCGGGTGTTGGAAAATCCATGCTTGCTAAGGGAATGGCACAAATCTTGCCTCATGAAACTTTACAGGATATTTTGGTTTATCCGAATATGGAAGACAATAACCATCCATTGATTAGAACAGTACCTGCCGGTGAAGGTAAAAAAATCGTAAAAGCCACTAAAGGTTCAGTTAAAGGTCATGAAGAGAGAAAAACAATAATTACAATGTTTGCGATTGGTGGGGTGTTGGTTATTGGATTCATGTATGGAAGATTGTTGGAATCCATTATTGCAGCTGCATTAATTTTACTTATATCAATTCAAATCAAACCTAAATCAAATAATATGTCTCCTAAATTATTGGTAAATAATGAAGAGTCAAGATTCGCTCCATTTATGGATGCAACTGGTTCTCATGCAGGAGCATTATTAGGTGATGTTCGCCACGACCCATACCAATCAGGAGGTCTTGGTACTCCAGCACACGAACGTGTGGAAGCTGGAATGATTCATAAGGCTAATAGAGGAGTTTTATACATTGACGAAATAGGTACAATGTCAATGAAAACTCAACAAGAACTCTTATCTGCAATGCAAGAAAAGCAATATTCAATCACTGGTCAAAGTGAAAACTCCAGTGGGGCAATGGTCAGGTCACAGGCAGTTCCATGTGATTTTGTCCTTGTAGCTTCAGGTAACTTGCAAGTTCTTGAAGGAATGCACATAGCAATGAGGTCAAGAATCAGAGGATACGGTTATGAAGTATTCATGAAGGATTACATGGAAGATACCACTGAAAACAGAGAAAAGTTGGTACAGTTCGTTGCTCAGGAAGTTAAAAATGATGGAAGAATTCCTCACTTTGCTCCGGATGCATTGGATGAAATTATCATGGAAGCAAAAAGAAGATCAGGTAAACAAAACTCTTTAACCTTAAGGTTAAGGGACCTTGGTGGATTAGTAAGGTCTGCTGGAGATGTAGCTATTGAAAAAGGAGCTGATCTTGTTACTGCAGAACATGTATTTGAAGCTAAGAGATTTGCAAGAACCTTAGAACAGCAAATTGCAGATAGGTCAATTATCCAAAGAAAAGATTACAGTATGGTTTCCGCTGAAGGTGGAAGGGTTGGACTTGTTAATGGTCTTGCCGTTATTGGAGACAGAAGTGGAATCGTTTCCCCAATTGCTGCTGAAGCCGCACCTACACAATCCAAGAACGGTGGTCAAATCATAGCTACCGGTAAATTGGGTGAAATTGCTCAGGAATCCGTACAGAATGTAAGTGCACTTATCAAAAAATACACCAACAAGGACATTTCAGATTATGACATTCACGTTCAGTTCATCCAGACTTATGACGGTGTGGAAGGGGACTCAGCAAGTGTAAGTATAGCAACAGCCGTAATCTCTGCTGTTGAAGAAATACCAATCGATCAGACTGTAGCGTTGACCGGTTCTTTAAACGTACGTGGTGACGTAATGCCAATTGGTGGAGCAACAGCTAAAATAGAAGCTGCAGCAGAAGCTGGAATGAAAAAGGTATTGATTCCAAAATCTAACATGAAAGATGTTATGATTGAGAAAAAATACGAAGATATGATTGAAATCATTCCAACCGAAACTCTTAGTGATGTTTTAGAAAATATTTTAATTAGCGGTTCTAAAAAAGATTCCCTAATTGAAAAAATGAAAAACATCGGTTCTAAAGTAGCTGAAAAAGTTCCGCAAACAAGTGTCAATAATCCAACCACTAACTAG